A genomic segment from Juglans regia cultivar Chandler chromosome 14, Walnut 2.0, whole genome shotgun sequence encodes:
- the LOC108999729 gene encoding putative disease resistance protein RGA1 isoform X1 encodes MEKSKLINLWIAQGFIMLSNQNGQCLEDVGHEYFMDLLWRSFFQEAKMDDLGNVISCKMHDLMHDLAMSRAGPLITRLESKEKIIIDQKTRHVAVVDNIDISFVNPTSSSKVSRIRTLLSVGEWKDLQESSTSCEAIFSSLKFLRVLDLHERPLDVVPSFICKLKHLRDLDLSGNDKIEKLPDSIIRLQNLHTLGISGCKGIKELPRGITKLVNLRHLYNDGCENLTCMPRGLGELKNLQTLSKFVVHSDSTPNDSGQLSELNRLTSLRGALEISGLRSREEDVANLKERGHLQVLTLHWERENVINALERFEPHPNLKKLNIYEYGGVRFPMWLLSLTNLVHLSLRGCNNLKYLPPLSGLPFLKRISLFFLFEIEYVSDCSDNNELSLSSFSLSEFFPSLESIFLGHCPNLKGWWRSDSYNVDVNTTTDHQNSFETPSSMTRRNALLFPRLSNLHIFCCPLLTSLPMFPHLEEGLYLMKARWKAVQQTISTNASSSASSTPIAFSSPPLSKLKNISLDQLEDLETLPVDGLQNLISLQRLRIAECPKLKSLSQGIQYLTAIQILKLIDCPMLDLGNDEHGMQWKGLKSLISLEFDSIPKLVSLPLGLQHVTTLQHLRISNCSSLMTIPEWICNWASLEQFTISTCPGLTSLPEAMSRLTSLKVLTIDDCPILLQRCKQDGGEDWPKIAHIPKLEYFDPQLQYD; translated from the coding sequence AtggaaaaatcaaaattgataAATCTCTGGATAGCACAGGGGTTTATCATGCTATCCAATCAAAATGGTCAATGTCTTGAAGATGTTGGTCATGAGTATTTCATGGATTTACTTTGGAGATCGTTCTTTCAAGAAGCAAAAATGGATGATCTGGGCAACGTGATCTCGTGTAAAATGCACGACCTCATGCATGATCTCGCAATGTCAAGGGCAGGACCATTGATCACCAGATTAGAATCTAAGGAGAAGATCATTATTGATCAGAAAACTCGGCACGTAGCAGTCGTCGACAATATAGATATTTCCTTTGTAAATCCAACTTCCTCGTCTAAAGTCAGTAGGATTCGAACACTTCTTTCGGTTGGTGAATGGAAGGATTTGCAAGAGTCAAGCACTTCATGTGAAGCAATCTTTTCAAGTTTGAAGTTCTTGCGAGTGCTGGATTTACATGAAAGACCGCTTGATGTAGTACCGAGTTTCATATGTAAGTTGAAGCATTTAAGAGATCTTGATCTTTCTGGGAATGATAAAATCGAGAAGCTGCCCGATTCCATAATTAGGTTGCAAAATTTGCATACACTAGGAATCTCTGGTTGCAAAGGGATTAAAGAATTGCCTAGAGGAATTACGAAATTAGTCAACCTCAGACATCTTTACAATGATGGATGTGAGAATTTGACTTGTATGCCACGTGGATTGGGGGAATTGAAAAATCTCCAGACATTATCTAAGTTTGTTGTCCACTCTGATTCGACTCCAAATGATAGTGGCCAGTTAAGCGAGCTAAATAGACTAACTAGCTTAAGAGGAGCATTAGAGATTTCGGGTTTGAGAAGTCGGGAGGAAGACGTCGCAAATCTAAAGGAAAGAGGACATCTTCAGGTTTTGACTTTACAttgggaaagagaaaatgttatTAATGCATTGGAACGCTTTGAACCTCACCCAAATCTTAAAAAGCTAAACATATATGAATATGGGGGTGTGAGGTTTCCAATGTGGCTTTTGTCACTCACAAATCTTGTTCACTTGAGTTTACGTGGTtgtaataatttgaaatatttgccACCATTGAGTGGACTACCCTTTCTTAAGAgaatttctctgtttttcctttttgaaatAGAGTACGTATCAGATTGTAGTGACAACAATGAGttatctttatcttctttttctttatcagAATTCTTTCCATCTCTTGAGAGTATTTTCCTCGGTCACTGTCCTAATCTGAAGGGTTGGTGGAGGAGTGATTCTTATAATGTGGATGTCAATACTACTACTGATCATCAAAATTCCTTTGAAACTCCATCATCAATGACGAGGAGAAATGCTTTACTATTTCCTCGTCTTTCAAATTTACACATCTTTTGTTGCCCTCTGTTGACTTCATTGCCAATGTTTCCACATCTTGAAGAAGGGTTATACCTAATGAAAGCTAGGTGGAAGGCAGTGCAACAAACAATAAGTACGAATGCCTCCTCCTCCGCTTCCTCTACACCCATTGCCTTTTCATCTCCTCCTCTCTCCAAATTGAAGAATATATCCTTAGATCAACTTGAGGATTTAGAAACACTTCCAGTGGATGGGTTGCAAAACCTCATATCTCTCCAGCGTTTGAGGATAGCTGAATGCCCTAAATTAAAGTCTCTCTCCCAAGGTATACAATATCTCACTGCAATTCAAATCCTGAAGCTTATTGATTGTCCCATGCTTGATCTAGGCAACGATGAGCACGGTATGCAATGGAAAGGGCTTAAAAGCCTCATCTCTTTGGAGTTTGACAGTATTCCAAAATTGGTGTCTCTCCCATTGGGGCTTCAACATGTTACCACTCTACAACATCTCCGAATCTCAAATTGTTCAAGCTTGATGACTATACCAGAGTGGATCTGCAATTGGGCATCACTTGAGCAGTTCACAATTTCTACATGTCCTGGTTTAACGTCACTGCCTGAAGCAATGAGTAGGCTAACCTCTTTGAAAGTGTTGACAATTGATGATTGCCCCATCTTATTACAAAGATGCAAACAAGACGGAGGTGAGGATTGGCCCAAGATTGCTCACATCCCAAAGCTGGAGTACTTTGATCCTCAACTGCAATACGACTAA